One genomic segment of Candidatus Dadabacteria bacterium includes these proteins:
- the rsmH gene encoding 16S rRNA (cytosine(1402)-N(4))-methyltransferase RsmH — protein MDSKKIKAAAISSEPQEQFHSPVMAKEVVEHLDLPEGAIVIDATVGLGGHSECFLNAYPLISKLIGMDVDQAAISLAKGRLSASAEKVEMVNRNFIHIKSTVNSMGIEYVDGIVADLGISSFQLERSGKGFSFRKNEFLDMRMDAGLQFSAYDLVNGMKTEELEYILREYGEEKFAGRIASSIVKSRAKKSIQTSFELASIISSSIPKKFHPKKTHPATKTFQALRISINNELDNLAIFIEEAVKILNTGARLAIISFHSLEDRIVKNMFRKLDSPCVCPADLPICACGRVQQVRRVTRSVIRPKKSEVEENPRARSSKMRVAEGV, from the coding sequence ATGGACTCTAAGAAAATAAAAGCCGCGGCCATAAGCTCTGAGCCGCAGGAACAGTTTCACTCCCCTGTTATGGCAAAAGAGGTGGTCGAGCACCTCGATCTGCCCGAGGGAGCCATAGTGATTGACGCGACCGTGGGTCTCGGCGGACACTCCGAGTGCTTTCTCAATGCATACCCCTTAATATCAAAGCTCATAGGAATGGATGTTGATCAGGCCGCCATCTCTCTTGCGAAGGGCAGACTTTCGGCCAGCGCGGAAAAAGTGGAGATGGTAAATAGGAATTTCATACACATAAAAAGCACGGTTAACTCCATGGGAATAGAATACGTCGACGGCATCGTCGCCGACTTGGGAATCTCCTCTTTCCAGCTTGAGCGCAGCGGCAAGGGATTCAGCTTCAGAAAAAACGAGTTTCTTGATATGAGGATGGATGCGGGCCTTCAGTTTTCCGCTTACGATCTCGTAAACGGAATGAAAACCGAAGAACTCGAATACATACTGAGAGAATACGGCGAAGAGAAATTCGCCGGGAGAATCGCTAGCTCGATAGTAAAAAGCAGGGCCAAAAAAAGTATACAGACTTCCTTTGAGCTGGCCTCGATAATCTCAAGTTCCATTCCCAAAAAGTTTCACCCGAAAAAGACTCATCCCGCGACCAAGACTTTCCAGGCGCTTCGGATCTCGATTAACAACGAACTCGACAACCTGGCGATCTTTATCGAAGAAGCCGTGAAGATTCTCAATACCGGGGCAAGACTGGCGATAATCTCTTTCCACTCGCTTGAAGACAGAATAGTCAAAAACATGTTCAGAAAACTTGACTCTCCCTGTGTTTGTCCTGCGGACCTTCCAATATGCGCATGCGGAAGAGTTCAGCAGGTAAGAAGGGTGACCCGCTCGGTCATAAGACCCAAGAAGAGCGAGGTGGAGGAAAATCCCAGGGCGAGGAGTTCAAAAATGAGAGTAGCAGAGGGGGTATAA
- a CDS encoding PASTA domain-containing protein, producing MKKSQKGKWKFYLTTIFLTGLFVALGYRSFELQVLQSDRFSAGAKKQHSRVYKMPPVRGTLYDRNKKPLATSVWATSIYLNPKEVKDPGKLVRTISKPLGMSRKKVLSLARSEKPFVWIKRGEDPKTAKKIKALGLSGVGFAEEPKRIYPNGSLLGQTLGFTNIDLKGVEGLEYAFEKMLAGKPATARIRTDGRGNRISDALLNAKEQSTKGNDLMLTVDSNIQHITETALEKGIREMKADRGAALLMNPQTGEILSMASYPFFDPNRFGEFSQKTRKNLPVWMSFEPGSTLKVFLAATLLEEKMGDENTEYDCENGKQRIGPNVIKDVHGHGILTVSETITYSSNICAWKMGKTLGKKKLHDSLRNFGFGKTVGVDLPGEASGRIQNLRKWGDIELATISFGQGISVTAIQLATALSSIANGGYLMKPYIVKRIVSPEGKVLMEKNPEVLKRVISYDTASKITRILEEVVKNGTGKNAGISGYRVAGKTGTAQMPNPETGTYYEDRYLSSFIGFAPADNPRLALVVIVENPRKHNYGGVVAAPIFKSITEKALFYMRVPPRKEVLEETVMPDMVNKSARAVMKWAEKEEVSVRFIGSGYVVGQHPPSGEKIKRGTDCTFTLKQNI from the coding sequence ATGAAAAAATCCCAAAAAGGAAAATGGAAGTTTTATCTCACCACGATTTTCCTCACCGGCCTCTTTGTGGCTCTGGGCTACAGGTCCTTTGAACTCCAGGTGCTGCAAAGCGACAGGTTCTCGGCAGGCGCGAAGAAACAGCACAGCAGGGTCTATAAGATGCCTCCGGTACGCGGAACCCTGTATGACCGCAACAAAAAACCCCTGGCCACAAGCGTCTGGGCAACTTCGATCTATCTGAACCCCAAGGAAGTAAAGGACCCGGGCAAGCTCGTCCGGACAATATCGAAACCGCTGGGCATGTCCCGCAAGAAGGTGCTCAGCCTTGCGCGCTCTGAGAAGCCCTTTGTATGGATCAAAAGAGGAGAAGATCCCAAGACCGCAAAGAAGATAAAGGCCTTGGGTCTTTCGGGGGTCGGTTTTGCTGAAGAACCGAAAAGAATCTATCCCAACGGTTCCCTGCTCGGGCAGACGCTTGGATTCACCAACATAGATCTTAAGGGGGTAGAGGGCCTTGAATATGCTTTTGAGAAGATGCTCGCCGGCAAACCCGCCACGGCGAGGATAAGGACTGATGGAAGGGGAAACCGCATATCCGATGCCCTGCTAAACGCAAAAGAGCAGTCAACCAAGGGAAACGATCTGATGCTTACGGTGGATTCCAACATACAGCACATAACCGAGACCGCACTTGAAAAGGGTATAAGAGAAATGAAAGCGGATAGGGGGGCCGCCCTCCTGATGAATCCTCAGACCGGCGAAATACTCTCCATGGCCTCCTATCCGTTTTTTGACCCGAACCGCTTCGGCGAGTTCTCCCAGAAGACTAGAAAAAATCTCCCGGTATGGATGTCTTTTGAGCCCGGTTCGACGCTGAAAGTGTTTCTGGCCGCGACACTGCTAGAAGAAAAGATGGGAGATGAGAATACCGAGTATGACTGCGAGAACGGAAAGCAGAGAATCGGTCCGAACGTGATAAAGGACGTGCACGGACACGGAATCCTGACCGTTTCCGAGACCATAACGTATTCAAGCAACATATGCGCCTGGAAAATGGGAAAAACTCTGGGGAAGAAAAAACTCCACGACTCGCTCAGAAACTTCGGTTTCGGAAAAACGGTCGGAGTGGACCTTCCCGGAGAAGCCAGCGGAAGAATACAGAACCTGAGGAAATGGGGAGATATAGAGCTGGCGACAATATCGTTCGGACAGGGAATATCGGTAACGGCGATTCAGCTGGCGACCGCACTCTCAAGCATCGCAAACGGCGGATACCTCATGAAGCCCTATATTGTGAAGAGAATCGTATCGCCGGAGGGAAAAGTTCTTATGGAGAAAAACCCGGAGGTCCTCAAAAGAGTCATTTCCTACGACACGGCTTCAAAGATCACCAGAATTCTTGAAGAAGTAGTGAAAAACGGCACAGGCAAAAACGCCGGGATCTCGGGCTACAGGGTCGCCGGGAAGACAGGAACAGCGCAGATGCCCAATCCAGAGACCGGCACTTATTACGAAGACAGATATCTTTCGTCGTTCATCGGGTTCGCTCCCGCTGACAACCCGCGTCTGGCGCTTGTGGTAATCGTCGAGAACCCCAGAAAACACAATTACGGAGGAGTGGTCGCGGCACCCATCTTCAAGTCCATAACCGAAAAGGCCCTGTTCTACATGCGCGTACCTCCGCGCAAGGAGGTGCTCGAGGAAACAGTCATGCCGGACATGGTGAACAAAAGCGCAAGAGCCGTGATGAAGTGGGCGGAGAAAGAGGAAGTCTCAGTCCGATTCATAGGCAGCGGTTACGTGGTAGGCCAGCACCCTCCCTCGGGGGAAAAGATAAAAAGGGGAACAGACTGCACTTTTACTCTTAAGCAGAACATATGA
- a CDS encoding UDP-N-acetylmuramoyl-L-alanyl-D-glutamate--2,6-diaminopimelate ligase yields the protein MRLADVLKNAGIETLTGSQNPGDTEITGITLNSQNVEPGSLFIAIKGNVTDGHMYAASAVEKGAAALLLEEVSEEIPSLRVPVAKTSDSRAAASIVASNFHDHPSLAMKVVGVTGTNGKTTVSHMIEAGWTAEGLNTGLLGTIENRYMGKTEAASLTTPDPLAFMSMLREMKDAGVTNVTLEVSSHALDLKRVDGCHFDAAVFTNLTQDHLDYHKTLEDYFRAKERFFSEVLERSAKKEVFSIINADDPFASRISVPKKAQKITFSTKKKDSAVFAENFTLDSGGIKATLATPWGKVELDSKLMGKHNLYNMMAATGTLLSLGSSPGITGRALSELGRIPGRLEKIENTLGIDVFVDYAHTPDALENVLECLKPFCAERLITVVGCGGDRDRRKRPLMAAVGRRYSDMLIVTSDNPRTEDPERIISDMTEGIESQDPGVAVITDREEAIKHAVDTAGRGDTVLIAGKGHEDYQIIGTEKIHFDDREIAEKYLEARGGRGL from the coding sequence ATGAGATTAGCGGATGTTCTGAAAAACGCGGGAATTGAAACGTTAACTGGATCACAGAATCCGGGAGATACGGAAATTACAGGGATAACTCTCAACTCGCAGAATGTGGAACCGGGTTCCCTCTTTATTGCCATCAAAGGGAACGTCACCGACGGTCACATGTACGCCGCCTCGGCGGTAGAAAAAGGAGCGGCGGCGCTTCTACTCGAGGAGGTTTCAGAGGAAATTCCAAGCCTTAGAGTACCTGTCGCGAAAACAAGCGACTCAAGAGCCGCAGCCTCCATAGTCGCCTCCAATTTCCACGATCACCCTTCCCTCGCAATGAAGGTCGTGGGGGTGACGGGAACCAACGGGAAAACCACGGTCTCCCACATGATTGAAGCCGGCTGGACGGCCGAGGGACTAAACACTGGGCTTCTGGGAACCATAGAGAACAGATACATGGGAAAAACCGAGGCCGCCTCCCTCACGACGCCCGACCCGCTTGCTTTCATGAGCATGCTGCGCGAAATGAAAGACGCCGGAGTGACGAACGTCACGCTCGAGGTATCCTCACACGCCCTTGACCTAAAAAGGGTCGACGGATGTCATTTTGACGCGGCGGTATTCACAAACCTCACCCAGGATCATCTCGACTACCACAAGACACTCGAAGATTACTTCAGGGCCAAGGAGCGGTTCTTCTCCGAGGTCCTGGAGAGAAGTGCGAAAAAAGAGGTGTTTTCGATAATAAACGCGGACGACCCTTTCGCAAGCAGGATATCCGTCCCGAAAAAAGCTCAGAAAATAACGTTTTCCACGAAAAAAAAAGACTCAGCCGTATTTGCAGAGAACTTCACGCTTGATTCTGGAGGGATAAAGGCCACGCTGGCCACCCCGTGGGGCAAGGTGGAACTTGACTCAAAACTCATGGGGAAGCACAACCTCTATAACATGATGGCGGCAACCGGAACACTCCTCTCTCTCGGTTCGTCCCCCGGGATAACCGGGAGAGCGCTGAGTGAACTAGGGCGCATACCTGGAAGACTCGAGAAAATCGAAAACACCTTGGGCATAGATGTTTTCGTGGACTACGCCCACACTCCCGACGCGCTTGAAAATGTGCTTGAGTGCTTAAAACCTTTCTGCGCTGAGAGGCTAATCACCGTTGTGGGTTGCGGCGGAGACAGGGACAGGCGGAAACGTCCTCTCATGGCCGCAGTCGGGCGCAGGTATTCAGACATGCTGATAGTGACTTCCGATAACCCCAGGACAGAGGACCCTGAAAGGATAATCTCGGATATGACCGAAGGGATAGAGTCCCAGGATCCAGGGGTCGCGGTGATAACCGACAGGGAAGAAGCCATAAAACACGCCGTGGATACGGCCGGGCGCGGAGACACAGTCCTGATAGCGGGAAAAGGGCACGAAGACTACCAGATAATCGGTACCGAAAAGATTCATTTTGACGACAGGGAAATCGCGGAAAAGTACCTTGAAGCCAGAGGCGGGAGGGGACTTTGA
- a CDS encoding UDP-N-acetylmuramoyl-tripeptide--D-alanyl-D-alanine ligase gives MKFSLDFLLNSTGGSLVGGKMPVGATGVSIDSRKIKRNQLFVAIEGPNFDGHDYVAEAFEKGSVGAVVEKFPQIHGKQSCGAIIKVESTQKALLEMSRHWRNSFPGLRVAAITGSNGKTTTKNMTHSILSISGNVLSTYGNLNNHIGVPLNLLKLEEEYDFCVLEMGMNSFGEIRTLAEVASPDVGTITTVGKAHLEEMKDLEGVARAKGELVENFGEENTFCVNIDDPWVTKIAERARCRKITYGVNSPEAFIRASDIDNEGMESIEFTIHIGGQSAKTRIKGIGTHNVSNALSASALGYSLGCGMNEILAGLEKYVPSAMRLEVMRTPFGFRIINDSYNANPDSMRAALDELASHRRGKAKAVAVLGDMLELGESSEKEHELIGEHASQLGLDMVVAMGEFSRSLVSAVRSETPCHVAQSPQEAAALLLDVCGEDDIVLVKGSRGMKMEAVIQTLYKT, from the coding sequence TTGAAATTCAGCCTTGATTTTCTGCTAAATTCCACGGGAGGCAGCCTCGTCGGCGGCAAGATGCCGGTCGGAGCCACCGGAGTCTCCATCGATTCAAGAAAGATAAAAAGAAACCAGCTCTTCGTCGCCATAGAGGGCCCCAATTTTGACGGTCACGATTACGTCGCCGAGGCCTTTGAGAAAGGTTCGGTGGGAGCCGTGGTGGAGAAATTCCCCCAAATACACGGGAAGCAGAGCTGCGGGGCGATAATAAAGGTAGAATCCACCCAAAAAGCCTTGCTTGAGATGTCAAGGCATTGGAGAAACTCGTTTCCCGGTCTCCGTGTCGCCGCCATTACAGGTTCTAACGGAAAGACCACTACCAAGAATATGACTCACAGCATACTCTCCATATCGGGCAACGTGCTGAGCACCTACGGCAACCTCAACAACCACATAGGCGTTCCGCTCAACCTGCTGAAACTGGAAGAAGAGTACGATTTCTGCGTGCTCGAGATGGGAATGAACTCTTTTGGAGAAATAAGGACCCTTGCCGAGGTGGCCTCGCCCGACGTGGGAACGATAACCACCGTGGGCAAAGCCCACCTTGAGGAGATGAAAGACCTTGAAGGAGTTGCGAGGGCAAAAGGTGAACTGGTTGAGAACTTTGGCGAGGAAAACACTTTCTGCGTGAACATCGACGATCCATGGGTGACGAAAATAGCCGAGAGAGCGCGCTGCCGGAAGATCACCTACGGGGTCAACTCCCCCGAGGCCTTCATAAGGGCAAGCGACATCGACAACGAGGGAATGGAGTCAATTGAATTCACGATACACATCGGCGGACAGTCCGCTAAAACGAGGATAAAGGGAATAGGCACGCACAACGTTTCAAACGCCCTCTCCGCTTCCGCTCTCGGGTATTCGCTTGGATGCGGAATGAACGAGATACTGGCCGGTCTTGAAAAATACGTTCCCTCAGCGATGCGCCTTGAAGTCATGCGCACCCCGTTTGGCTTCAGGATCATAAACGACTCGTACAACGCAAACCCCGACTCGATGCGCGCGGCGCTTGACGAACTTGCGAGTCACCGCCGGGGCAAGGCTAAGGCTGTGGCGGTTCTGGGCGACATGCTCGAGCTCGGAGAAAGCAGCGAGAAAGAGCACGAGCTAATAGGGGAGCACGCCTCGCAACTGGGTCTGGACATGGTGGTGGCCATGGGAGAATTCTCCCGCTCGCTCGTATCGGCGGTGCGAAGCGAAACGCCGTGTCATGTGGCACAGAGCCCGCAGGAGGCGGCGGCCCTGCTTCTCGATGTCTGCGGAGAGGACGACATAGTGCTTGTAAAGGGGTCGCGGGGAATGAAGATGGAAGCGGTAATACAGACGCTTTACAAAACATAA
- a CDS encoding phospho-N-acetylmuramoyl-pentapeptide-transferase yields MLYFLHLLKDDFVFLNVFKYITFRSFGAGLTSFLLCILLGKKLIDLLKTAQFHETIRKDGPSSHGAKAGTPTMGGIFIVMAIVISSLLWTNFLVDKVMLVILFTVSFAILGFLDDFMKVKKGKGIRARVKFLCQALIAVTFVVILCMNESGSFSMSMRAGESAVYSSTSIVFPFIKQAVVDLGYLYILFALLVTVGSSNAVNLTDGLDGLAIGSIVIVTSTYIIFAYLAGNLQFASYLQIPHVQGAGELAIFLAAVGGACLGFLWYNSHPAEVFMGDVGSLSLGAAIGFSALMIKQEILLIVAGGIFFVETLSVIIQVASFRSTGKRVFRMTPLHHHFELAGWAESKVVVRFWIICVVLSILALSSLKIR; encoded by the coding sequence ATGCTCTATTTTCTGCATCTTCTAAAAGACGACTTTGTTTTCCTCAATGTCTTCAAGTACATAACTTTCCGCTCTTTCGGGGCCGGCCTGACCTCTTTTCTTCTCTGCATTCTCTTGGGAAAAAAGCTGATTGACCTGCTCAAAACCGCCCAGTTCCACGAGACCATACGCAAAGACGGACCCAGCAGCCATGGCGCGAAAGCCGGCACTCCCACGATGGGAGGGATATTCATCGTAATGGCCATAGTCATCTCATCCCTTCTCTGGACGAACTTTCTCGTAGACAAGGTGATGCTCGTGATCCTGTTTACGGTAAGTTTCGCCATCCTGGGATTCCTCGACGATTTTATGAAAGTAAAGAAAGGAAAAGGAATAAGGGCAAGGGTAAAGTTTCTCTGCCAGGCACTCATCGCTGTGACGTTTGTGGTCATTCTCTGCATGAATGAGAGCGGGAGCTTCTCGATGTCCATGAGGGCCGGTGAGAGCGCGGTGTATTCCTCGACCTCAATAGTGTTCCCTTTTATAAAGCAGGCAGTGGTGGATCTTGGATATCTCTACATACTTTTCGCCCTCCTGGTTACCGTTGGTTCTTCAAACGCGGTGAATCTGACCGACGGTCTTGACGGCTTGGCCATAGGTTCGATCGTCATCGTAACCTCTACCTACATAATTTTCGCCTATCTCGCGGGGAACCTTCAGTTTGCAAGCTACCTGCAGATCCCGCATGTACAGGGAGCGGGAGAACTGGCCATCTTTCTCGCGGCGGTCGGAGGGGCATGTCTTGGATTTCTTTGGTACAATTCCCACCCCGCCGAGGTTTTCATGGGAGACGTGGGTTCTCTTTCGCTGGGGGCCGCCATAGGATTCAGCGCTCTTATGATAAAGCAGGAGATACTTCTGATAGTTGCCGGAGGAATATTCTTCGTGGAAACCCTCTCGGTGATAATCCAGGTGGCGTCGTTTCGTTCCACCGGCAAAAGGGTTTTCAGGATGACCCCTCTTCATCACCATTTCGAACTTGCCGGATGGGCCGAATCAAAAGTGGTGGTGCGTTTCTGGATAATATGCGTGGTTCTTTCCATTCTCGCTCTTTCAAGCCTGAAAATAAGGTGA
- the murD gene encoding UDP-N-acetylmuramoyl-L-alanine--D-glutamate ligase translates to MELAENRFLVVGLGITGVETSRFLRAKGAPVKATDSREAGELGSVVEELTAGGVKIRCGTHASEFFEWADTIVLSPGVRFDLPEIRDAQAVGKTVISEIELAWNFISKPVIGVTGTNGKTTTTSLLSEMLRRNGLKVFTGGNIGTPLISIAEKDDEYDFLLLELSSFQLQGIRNFTPHIAVILNISPDHLDHHSSMEEYEAAKLGLFANQTEDDWAVFNAEDPAVLRGSGDFRAKKVSFGARDGRTDIHCREDEIVFGELSFSVRDSALLGEHNKENIMAAVAVAGILGCQRDPVQKSIDEFRPLSHRMEFVLTVRGVSIYNDSKSTTPFSTLRAIESLPSPIILVAGGKDKGIDYDCLRDVVASKVKALVFIGETKEKMRAQLGNLAQTTCADSLKEATESAFELSEEGDTLLFSPGCSSFDMFSSYEERGNQFKEIVRNV, encoded by the coding sequence ATGGAACTTGCGGAAAACAGATTCTTAGTAGTTGGTCTCGGGATAACGGGAGTGGAAACTTCAAGATTCCTCCGCGCCAAAGGAGCGCCGGTAAAGGCAACCGACTCAAGGGAAGCCGGTGAACTCGGTTCCGTGGTTGAAGAACTCACAGCGGGAGGGGTGAAGATCCGGTGCGGGACTCATGCCTCCGAGTTTTTCGAATGGGCAGACACGATCGTGCTGAGCCCCGGGGTAAGGTTCGACCTTCCAGAGATCAGGGACGCCCAAGCAGTCGGAAAGACGGTAATAAGCGAAATCGAGCTTGCGTGGAACTTCATATCAAAGCCGGTAATAGGCGTAACGGGAACGAACGGAAAGACAACTACCACGTCTCTTCTCTCGGAAATGCTCAGACGAAACGGCTTGAAAGTCTTTACGGGAGGAAACATAGGAACACCTCTTATATCGATAGCCGAAAAAGACGACGAATACGATTTTCTGCTGCTCGAGCTAAGCAGCTTTCAGCTCCAGGGAATAAGGAACTTCACACCCCACATCGCCGTGATCCTGAACATATCGCCAGACCACTTGGACCACCACTCGAGCATGGAAGAATACGAGGCGGCGAAACTCGGCCTTTTCGCAAATCAGACCGAAGACGACTGGGCAGTGTTCAACGCAGAGGATCCGGCGGTACTCAGAGGCTCAGGCGATTTCAGAGCGAAAAAAGTATCTTTCGGCGCCCGGGACGGAAGAACAGACATCCACTGCAGGGAGGACGAAATAGTGTTCGGAGAACTCTCTTTCTCCGTTCGGGACTCTGCTCTTCTCGGGGAACACAACAAGGAAAACATAATGGCCGCGGTAGCGGTGGCGGGAATACTTGGCTGTCAGCGGGACCCGGTGCAGAAAAGCATAGACGAATTTCGCCCGCTTTCCCACAGGATGGAATTCGTGCTGACGGTAAGAGGGGTGAGCATCTACAACGATTCGAAATCCACAACCCCCTTCTCAACGCTAAGGGCCATCGAGAGCCTGCCCTCCCCGATCATACTGGTCGCCGGGGGGAAGGACAAGGGAATCGACTACGACTGCCTGAGGGACGTCGTGGCAAGCAAGGTAAAAGCCTTGGTCTTCATAGGGGAGACGAAGGAGAAAATGCGCGCCCAGCTGGGCAACCTGGCGCAGACAACATGCGCGGATTCGCTTAAAGAAGCGACGGAAAGTGCTTTTGAGCTCTCCGAAGAGGGAGACACACTTCTGTTTTCGCCCGGATGCTCGAGCTTTGACATGTTCAGCTCGTACGAGGAGAGAGGGAATCAGTTCAAGGAGATCGTGAGAAATGTTTGA
- the ftsW gene encoding putative lipid II flippase FtsW, with protein MFDFKNRDFDILLLGLVLIVAGIGVVAVYNSSSIFSLETYDNSMRFLKFHVIYLLIGIAAMLTLMHVKPTFLRKLVYPGYLLGLALLVIVLLPEVGKEVGGGRRWISVWGFSFQPSEFCKYMLVIYMAHFLFKKEGKMDSFWIGIFSPLLAGGAYVGLILAGPDLGTSFLVMAILFIMLFVGGAKVRYLLTIGIGSVLLLALAIVNEGYRMKRIMSFLDPWQDPLGSGYQAVQSFMAFGLGGIYGSGLGNSSQKLLFLPQAHTDFIFSIIGEEFGFIGVMTLIVLFLLILARCVRISLRAEDPFSRYMVFGFTALITLQAALNMGVAVGLFPTTGLTLPLVSYGGSSLVSTLAAFGIILSVSRFSTGKR; from the coding sequence ATGTTTGATTTCAAAAACAGGGATTTCGACATATTGCTCCTCGGCCTAGTGCTCATAGTGGCGGGAATCGGCGTCGTGGCCGTATATAACTCAAGCTCGATATTCTCACTTGAAACCTATGACAACTCGATGCGTTTTCTTAAATTCCACGTCATATACCTATTAATCGGAATAGCGGCCATGTTGACACTGATGCACGTGAAGCCGACTTTCCTTAGAAAGCTTGTCTATCCTGGTTATCTGCTCGGACTCGCCTTACTCGTAATCGTGCTTCTCCCAGAGGTAGGCAAGGAGGTCGGCGGGGGACGAAGGTGGATTTCGGTCTGGGGATTTTCGTTCCAGCCGTCTGAGTTCTGCAAATACATGCTCGTCATTTACATGGCGCATTTTCTGTTCAAAAAAGAGGGCAAGATGGACAGCTTCTGGATCGGCATTTTTTCTCCGCTGCTAGCCGGCGGCGCCTACGTGGGGCTTATTCTGGCCGGACCTGACCTCGGAACCTCCTTTCTCGTTATGGCGATCCTTTTCATAATGCTCTTCGTCGGAGGAGCCAAGGTCAGGTATCTGCTAACCATAGGGATCGGATCCGTGCTACTGCTCGCTCTAGCCATCGTCAACGAGGGATACAGGATGAAGAGAATAATGTCGTTTCTCGACCCGTGGCAAGACCCTCTCGGCTCGGGATACCAGGCCGTTCAGTCGTTCATGGCATTCGGTCTCGGTGGAATATACGGAAGCGGACTCGGAAACAGTTCCCAGAAACTGCTCTTCCTCCCCCAGGCACACACCGACTTTATATTCTCGATAATAGGCGAGGAATTCGGATTCATAGGGGTAATGACGTTAATCGTGCTTTTCCTCTTAATTCTGGCAAGATGCGTAAGGATATCCTTGAGGGCGGAAGATCCTTTCTCAAGGTACATGGTATTTGGTTTCACGGCGCTCATAACTCTTCAGGCGGCGCTTAACATGGGAGTGGCAGTCGGTCTTTTCCCAACTACGGGACTGACGCTGCCCCTTGTAAGCTACGGTGGAAGTTCCCTCGTATCAACGCTTGCGGCGTTTGGAATAATCCTGAGCGTCTCTAGGTTCAGCACCGGGAAACGATGA
- the murG gene encoding undecaprenyldiphospho-muramoylpentapeptide beta-N-acetylglucosaminyltransferase, with protein MKVIIAGGGTGGHVFPAISIAEEILERSSGNEVLFVGTEQGIEKRILPEKGYRVEFINSKGIVGKSFFQKIMAVISILGAMASSLKILRDFRPDAVIGVGGYASGPTLLCASISSIPTAVCEQNSVPGLANRILSRFVAKIFITFEESREHLPAEKTVFTGNPIRRDLARGIAQKKARQSTPRNIFVLGGSQGARKLNEIVPMSLEKLGTQVSVTHQTGQAQVESVRETYRQLGIGAEVFGFTDDMSKIYEKTDLAICRAGSGTLSEITAFGIPAILIPLASSTHDHQLKNARILEANAAAVVVEEKELSVEGLCAVVERILEQSTLERMAENSKKLARPHAAREIVNEIERIIG; from the coding sequence ATGAAAGTGATAATAGCCGGAGGAGGCACAGGTGGACACGTTTTCCCCGCGATATCGATTGCGGAGGAAATACTTGAGAGAAGCAGCGGAAACGAGGTTCTGTTCGTGGGCACCGAGCAGGGAATCGAAAAAAGGATCCTCCCGGAAAAGGGGTACAGAGTTGAATTCATAAACTCAAAAGGAATTGTCGGAAAAAGCTTTTTCCAGAAGATAATGGCGGTGATCTCGATACTCGGAGCAATGGCAAGTTCCCTTAAGATACTCAGAGATTTCAGGCCCGACGCAGTGATAGGAGTCGGAGGATACGCGTCCGGACCGACCCTGCTTTGCGCCTCAATAAGCTCCATACCGACCGCCGTTTGCGAACAGAACTCCGTCCCAGGGCTCGCCAACAGAATCCTCTCTAGATTCGTCGCCAAGATATTCATAACCTTCGAAGAAAGCAGGGAGCACCTTCCGGCGGAAAAAACCGTTTTCACCGGAAACCCCATAAGACGCGACCTAGCCCGCGGCATCGCCCAGAAGAAAGCTCGCCAAAGTACCCCGCGAAACATATTCGTACTCGGAGGAAGTCAGGGAGCGCGGAAACTGAATGAAATCGTCCCCATGTCTCTGGAAAAACTGGGGACGCAGGTAAGCGTGACCCATCAGACCGGCCAAGCGCAGGTAGAAAGCGTAAGGGAAACTTACCGGCAACTCGGCATTGGCGCTGAAGTATTCGGATTCACAGACGACATGTCCAAGATATACGAAAAAACGGATCTTGCGATCTGCAGGGCGGGTTCCGGAACTCTCTCAGAGATAACGGCGTTCGGCATACCGGCAATACTGATTCCCCTCGCCTCTTCCACGCACGACCATCAACTGAAAAACGCCCGGATACTGGAAGCAAACGCGGCGGCAGTAGTAGTCGAGGAAAAAGAACTCTCGGTCGAGGGTCTTTGCGCAGTTGTGGAGAGAATTCTTGAGCAAAGCACCCTAGAGCGCATGGCGGAAAACTCAAAGAAACTCGCACGGCCCCACGCCGCCCGGGAGATCGTAAATGAAATCGAGAGGATAATCGGATAA